The following are from one region of the Streptomyces tuirus genome:
- the bldG gene encoding anti-sigma factor antagonist BldG: MDLSLSTETMGDRTIVRVGGEIDVYTAPKLREQLVELVNDGNFHLVVDMEGVDFLDSTGLGVLLGGLKRVRAHEGSLRLVCNQERILKIFRITGLTKVFPIHTSVEEAVAATD, from the coding sequence GTGGACCTGTCCCTGTCGACCGAAACCATGGGCGATCGCACGATCGTCAGGGTCGGTGGCGAAATCGACGTATATACCGCGCCCAAGCTGCGCGAGCAGTTGGTCGAGCTGGTGAACGACGGCAATTTCCACCTTGTCGTCGACATGGAGGGCGTGGACTTCCTCGACTCCACCGGGCTCGGCGTACTGCTCGGAGGCCTGAAGCGCGTGCGTGCCCATGAGGGCTCCCTGCGCCTGGTCTGCAACCAGGAGCGCATCCTGAAGATCTTCCGTATCACCGGCCTCACCAAGGTGTTCCCGATTCACACCTCGGTCGAGGAAGCGGTTGCGGCCACCGACTGA
- a CDS encoding ATP-binding protein, with product MATVELRFSALPEHVRTARLVAAAVARRAGVDEAVLDEVRLAVGEACTRAVALHQTGGISAPVKVLLIEEEKQFSIEVGDEAPHAVPGERASGAGTGDADGEADEDEMGLAVISGLVDDVEVSAGEHGGRIKMTWPTTPPPTILV from the coding sequence ATGGCCACCGTTGAGCTCCGCTTCAGCGCGCTGCCCGAGCATGTCAGGACCGCCCGGCTGGTGGCGGCAGCGGTGGCGCGCAGGGCCGGAGTGGACGAGGCCGTCCTCGACGAGGTCAGGCTCGCCGTCGGCGAGGCGTGCACCCGAGCCGTCGCTCTGCACCAGACCGGCGGGATCTCGGCACCGGTGAAGGTGCTCCTGATCGAGGAGGAGAAGCAGTTCTCCATCGAGGTCGGCGACGAGGCCCCGCACGCGGTCCCCGGCGAGCGCGCCTCCGGAGCCGGAACCGGCGACGCCGACGGTGAGGCCGACGAGGACGAAATGGGCCTCGCGGTCATCAGCGGACTCGTCGACGACGTCGAGGTCAGCGCGGGAGAGCACGGCGGGCGGATCAAGATGACATGGCCGACCACGCCGCCGCCGACGATCCTGGTCTGA